The Amycolatopsis mongoliensis genome includes a window with the following:
- a CDS encoding amidohydrolase family protein: MIDAHHHLWDPSRREYPWMAGEALDPIRRPYTVDDLRAVTKAAGVHATVLVQTVSSAAETAEFLATAAAEPVIAGVVGWVDLAAPDVVDRLAAAREQGPLVGVRHQVENEPDDDWLLRPEIVAGLSSLASAGLAYDLLVRSAQLPAAAEVALRLPELRLVLDHAAKPPIAAGEWEPWASGVAALAARENVVCKLSGLVTEADWTGWEVGHLRRYVDHVLDVFGPERLLFGSDWPVCELAASYEVVLDAAIALTGGLSDAERLGVFEHNARRVYGLDASGETPSRG, from the coding sequence GTGATCGACGCCCACCACCACCTGTGGGATCCGTCGCGGCGCGAGTACCCGTGGATGGCGGGGGAGGCCCTCGACCCGATCCGCCGTCCGTACACGGTGGACGACCTGCGCGCGGTGACCAAGGCGGCCGGCGTCCACGCGACGGTGCTGGTCCAGACGGTCTCGTCCGCAGCGGAGACCGCGGAGTTCCTCGCGACGGCGGCGGCCGAACCGGTGATCGCGGGCGTCGTCGGCTGGGTGGACCTGGCCGCGCCGGACGTCGTTGACCGGCTGGCCGCGGCGCGGGAACAGGGCCCGCTCGTCGGGGTCCGGCACCAGGTGGAGAACGAACCGGACGACGACTGGCTGCTGCGCCCGGAGATCGTGGCCGGGCTGAGTTCCCTGGCCTCGGCCGGGCTGGCGTACGACCTGCTGGTGCGCTCGGCGCAGCTGCCCGCGGCGGCCGAGGTGGCGTTGCGGCTGCCGGAGCTGCGGCTGGTGCTGGACCACGCGGCGAAGCCCCCGATCGCGGCGGGGGAGTGGGAGCCCTGGGCGTCCGGGGTGGCGGCGCTGGCCGCGCGGGAGAACGTGGTGTGCAAGCTCTCCGGGCTGGTCACGGAGGCGGACTGGACGGGCTGGGAGGTCGGCCACCTGCGCCGGTACGTCGACCACGTGCTGGACGTCTTCGGCCCGGAGCGGCTGCTGTTCGGCTCGGACTGGCCGGTCTGCGAGCTGGCGGCGTCCTACGAGGTGGTCCTGGACGCGGCGATCGCGCTGACCGGCGGGCTTTCGGATGCCGAGCGGCTGGGCGTGTTCGAGCACAACGCCCGCCGCGTCTACGGCTTGGATGCGAGCGGGGAAACCCCCTCCAGGGGGTAA
- a CDS encoding SGNH/GDSL hydrolase family protein yields MRRRLTTLLAVPVIAALAAAAPASASARYHEYVALGDSWTADVFVTFPPTTEFTPLDCAQSTSDYPHEVAGALGVETFRDASCGGATTTDFTQPQKLPLGGTNPPQFDRLTPSTDLVTVGIGGNDIGLAAAVTKCLTVLPVSTCKAKFTAGGVDQLENAVAAAEPKVANALQQIRERSPQARVLLVNYLAGLPASGKGCWPVIPIADGDVAYLQAKFLQMNAMLARVAAGNGAELVDTYTPTVGHDACQAPTVRYAEGLIPISASNPLLLAFPFHPNGAGAAAQSEIVLEAVQGD; encoded by the coding sequence ATGCGCAGGCGCCTGACCACCCTGCTGGCCGTGCCCGTGATCGCCGCGCTCGCTGCCGCCGCCCCGGCGTCGGCGAGCGCGCGCTACCACGAGTACGTCGCGCTCGGAGATTCGTGGACCGCCGACGTCTTCGTGACCTTCCCGCCCACCACCGAGTTCACCCCGCTCGACTGCGCACAGTCCACTTCGGACTACCCGCACGAGGTCGCCGGCGCGCTCGGCGTCGAGACCTTCCGCGACGCGAGCTGCGGAGGCGCGACGACGACCGACTTCACGCAGCCGCAGAAGCTGCCGCTGGGCGGGACGAACCCGCCGCAGTTCGACCGGCTCACACCGTCGACCGACCTGGTCACCGTGGGCATCGGCGGCAACGACATCGGGCTCGCGGCGGCCGTGACGAAGTGCCTCACCGTCCTGCCGGTGAGCACCTGCAAGGCGAAGTTCACCGCGGGCGGCGTCGACCAGCTGGAAAACGCGGTCGCGGCGGCCGAGCCCAAGGTCGCGAACGCGCTGCAGCAGATCCGCGAACGCTCGCCGCAGGCGCGGGTCCTGCTGGTGAACTACCTCGCCGGGCTGCCCGCGAGCGGGAAGGGGTGCTGGCCGGTGATCCCCATCGCCGACGGCGACGTCGCCTACCTGCAGGCGAAGTTCCTCCAGATGAACGCCATGCTCGCGCGGGTCGCCGCGGGCAACGGCGCCGAACTCGTCGACACCTACACCCCGACCGTCGGGCACGACGCGTGCCAGGCGCCCACCGTGCGCTACGCCGAGGGCCTGATCCCGATCTCGGCGAGCAACCCGCTGCTGCTCGCGTTCCCCTTCCACCCCAACGGCGCCGGGGCCGCCGCGCAGTCGGAGATCGTTCTCGAGGCGGTTCAGGGGGACTAG
- a CDS encoding L-rhamnose mutarotase, which translates to MTHQPAPQRVALHTRLKPGKEAEYESVHAVIPPELDTALREAGVRTWRIWRNGLDLFHVVEVDDYAAMRAALRDHPANVPWQARMAELLAVEDDYSGDDTGIGLVWELPVKE; encoded by the coding sequence ATGACCCACCAGCCCGCACCTCAAAGAGTGGCTCTGCACACCCGGCTCAAGCCCGGCAAGGAGGCCGAGTACGAGTCCGTCCACGCGGTCATCCCGCCCGAGCTGGACACCGCGTTGCGCGAAGCCGGTGTCCGGACCTGGCGGATCTGGCGTAACGGTCTCGACCTCTTTCACGTCGTCGAAGTCGACGACTACGCGGCGATGCGGGCGGCGTTGCGGGACCACCCCGCGAACGTCCCGTGGCAGGCCAGGATGGCCGAGCTGCTGGCCGTCGAAGACGACTACTCCGGCGACGACACCGGCATCGGGCTGGTCTGGGAACTGCCGGTGAAGGAGTGA
- a CDS encoding aldo/keto reductase, with the protein MELSLSPLGLGCAQLGNLYHAISDETAVATVRRAWEEGVRYFDTAPHYGLGLSETRLGAALRSFPRGEYVLSTKVGRVLEPNPDGAGARDDQGFAVPAAYKRRWDFSRDGVLRSFEDSLTRLGLDRVDIVYVHDPDDHFEEALRGAFPALRELRDQGVIGGFGAGMNQAPMLGEFVRRTDLDVVLVAGRYTLLDQPALDELLPLCLDRGVRVVAGGAFNGGILATAEPGRVYDYAEAPPELVERAGRIAKICARHGVELPEAALALPMAHPAVASVVVGAHDPDQVSVNARRARAAVPPELWTELVDAGLLRADAVIAEGVS; encoded by the coding sequence TTGGAACTCTCCCTGTCCCCGCTGGGTCTCGGCTGCGCGCAGCTGGGCAACCTCTACCACGCGATCAGCGACGAGACCGCGGTCGCGACCGTGCGCCGCGCGTGGGAGGAGGGCGTCCGGTACTTCGACACGGCGCCGCACTACGGCCTCGGCCTCTCGGAGACCCGCCTCGGCGCGGCCCTGCGGTCGTTTCCCCGCGGCGAGTACGTGCTCTCGACGAAGGTCGGCCGCGTGCTGGAGCCGAACCCGGACGGGGCCGGCGCGCGCGACGACCAGGGCTTCGCCGTCCCGGCCGCCTACAAGCGCCGGTGGGACTTCAGCCGCGACGGCGTCCTGCGGTCCTTCGAGGACAGTCTCACCAGGCTGGGGCTCGACCGCGTCGACATCGTCTACGTCCACGACCCCGACGACCACTTCGAGGAAGCCCTGCGCGGCGCCTTCCCCGCCCTGCGCGAGCTGCGCGACCAGGGCGTGATCGGCGGGTTCGGCGCCGGGATGAACCAGGCGCCGATGCTCGGCGAGTTCGTCCGCCGCACCGACCTCGACGTCGTGCTGGTGGCCGGCCGGTACACGCTGCTCGACCAGCCGGCCCTCGACGAGCTGCTGCCCCTCTGCCTCGACCGCGGCGTCCGGGTGGTCGCCGGCGGTGCGTTCAACGGCGGCATCCTGGCCACCGCGGAGCCGGGCCGCGTCTACGACTACGCCGAAGCCCCGCCGGAGCTGGTCGAGCGGGCCGGGCGGATCGCGAAGATCTGCGCGCGGCACGGCGTCGAGCTGCCGGAAGCCGCGCTGGCGCTGCCGATGGCGCACCCCGCGGTGGCGTCGGTCGTCGTCGGCGCGCATGATCCGGACCAGGTGAGCGTGAACGCGCGGCGCGCGCGGGCCGCGGTGCCGCCGGAACTGTGGACCGAGCTGGTCGACGCGGGCTTGCTGCGCGCCGACGCCGTGATCGCCGAAGGAGTCTCGTGA
- a CDS encoding GtrA family protein, whose translation MATTRCAPGHRLLATDPERHHELGTHAAWYAVAGVVTTGVQAALFLLLRDELGSQVANLVAIALTTIGNTEFHRRVTFAGRPSNAGKRHLQDLLTFAFYAGYGSAVLAILDAVVDRPTSWEETGTLLLASLVGGFVRFAVLRWWVFAHHSEGAAAAQSG comes from the coding sequence ATGGCCACCACCAGGTGCGCACCGGGACACCGGCTGCTCGCCACCGACCCGGAACGGCACCACGAGCTCGGCACGCACGCCGCGTGGTACGCCGTGGCCGGCGTGGTGACGACCGGCGTGCAGGCGGCCCTGTTCCTCCTGCTGCGCGACGAGCTCGGCTCCCAGGTGGCGAACCTGGTCGCGATCGCGCTGACGACGATCGGGAACACGGAGTTCCACCGCCGCGTCACCTTCGCCGGGCGGCCGAGCAACGCCGGGAAGCGGCACCTGCAGGACCTGCTGACGTTCGCCTTCTACGCCGGGTACGGCTCGGCCGTGCTGGCGATCCTCGACGCCGTCGTGGACCGGCCGACGTCGTGGGAGGAGACCGGCACGCTGCTGCTGGCCAGCCTGGTCGGCGGGTTCGTGCGGTTCGCGGTGCTGCGCTGGTGGGTGTTCGCGCACCACTCCGAAGGGGCTGCCGCCGCCCAGAGCGGCTAG
- a CDS encoding ABC transporter permease, whose product MTDVMTSPQTELPAPPRRRKAVWLRELALLPALVVVFVIGGLVDDTFVGWSNIVSILTASAALSLVVLGESLVLITGKFDLSLESTMGLAPALGAMVVIPAASAGFGVELPAAIGLLVIPLCGALVGFVNGFLIVKLKLNAFIVTLAMLTVLRGVQVGSTKGKTLFNLPDSFTNLATTTFAGLPMSVWLAAVLFAVAGWVLRYHRVGRALYAIGGNREAARAAGVRVDRIAWAVFVVAGILAAIGGLAYTGYVGALGANQGSGMILQVFAAAVIGGVSLDGGKGTLVGALTGVLLLSSVSSLLNYAHVTAEWQGAIYGAIILVALIIARYAGGKPQT is encoded by the coding sequence GTGACCGACGTGATGACCTCTCCGCAGACGGAGCTGCCCGCACCCCCGCGGCGCCGCAAAGCCGTCTGGCTGCGCGAACTCGCGCTGCTGCCCGCGCTGGTCGTGGTGTTCGTCATCGGCGGCCTGGTCGACGACACGTTCGTCGGCTGGAGCAACATCGTCAGCATCCTGACCGCGTCGGCGGCGCTGTCGCTGGTCGTGCTCGGCGAGTCGCTGGTGCTGATCACCGGGAAGTTCGACCTGTCGCTGGAGTCGACGATGGGCCTCGCGCCCGCGCTCGGCGCCATGGTCGTGATCCCGGCGGCGTCGGCCGGCTTCGGCGTCGAGCTGCCCGCCGCGATCGGCCTGCTGGTGATCCCGTTGTGCGGCGCGCTCGTCGGGTTCGTCAACGGCTTCCTGATCGTGAAGCTGAAGCTGAACGCCTTCATCGTCACCCTGGCGATGCTCACCGTGCTGCGCGGTGTGCAGGTCGGGTCGACCAAGGGCAAGACGCTGTTCAACCTGCCGGACTCGTTCACCAACCTCGCGACGACTACGTTCGCCGGGCTGCCGATGTCGGTGTGGCTGGCGGCGGTGCTGTTCGCGGTCGCCGGCTGGGTGCTGCGCTACCACCGCGTCGGCCGCGCGCTGTACGCGATCGGCGGCAACCGCGAAGCCGCGCGGGCGGCCGGCGTGCGCGTCGACCGGATCGCGTGGGCGGTGTTCGTCGTCGCCGGGATCCTCGCGGCGATCGGCGGGCTCGCGTACACGGGCTACGTCGGCGCGCTGGGCGCGAACCAGGGCTCGGGGATGATCCTGCAGGTGTTCGCGGCGGCGGTGATCGGCGGCGTCTCCCTCGACGGCGGCAAGGGCACGCTGGTCGGCGCGTTGACCGGCGTCCTGCTGCTGTCGTCGGTGTCGAGCCTGCTCAACTACGCGCACGTGACGGCGGAGTGGCAGGGCGCGATCTACGGCGCCATCATCCTGGTCGCGCTGATCATCGCCCGGTACGCGGGCGGAAAGCCCCAAACCTGA
- a CDS encoding DUF202 domain-containing protein has product MTTPDGAQAEHTGLAWRRTALASAACTVLLLHSAAQRHWGVSLAPVLFAAVTSALLARAAVRRGRALRTARPVVMSPVLPAVASLAVTMTAASVAVLH; this is encoded by the coding sequence GTGACCACCCCCGACGGCGCCCAGGCCGAGCACACCGGACTCGCCTGGCGGCGGACCGCCCTCGCTTCCGCCGCCTGCACCGTACTTCTCCTGCACTCCGCCGCCCAGCGCCATTGGGGTGTCTCTCTGGCCCCTGTCCTGTTCGCCGCGGTCACATCTGCCCTGCTCGCGAGGGCGGCCGTGCGCCGCGGGCGGGCGCTGCGGACCGCCCGGCCGGTGGTGATGAGCCCCGTACTGCCCGCCGTCGCGTCGCTCGCCGTGACCATGACTGCCGCCTCCGTGGCCGTTCTCCACTGA
- a CDS encoding iron-sulfur cluster biosynthesis family protein: protein MLTVTEAAAEAITALTSQGEGEAGLRLAVQNADGESAQLALSVAPEPADGDSVLGAEEGPKVFLEPQAAALLDDKVLDVQEDEAGGVAFAVLPQHTS from the coding sequence ATGCTGACCGTGACCGAAGCCGCCGCCGAGGCGATCACCGCACTGACCAGTCAGGGGGAGGGCGAAGCCGGGCTCCGCCTGGCAGTCCAGAACGCCGACGGGGAAAGTGCCCAGCTGGCGCTGTCCGTCGCCCCCGAACCCGCGGACGGCGACAGCGTACTGGGCGCCGAGGAAGGCCCGAAGGTCTTCCTGGAGCCCCAGGCCGCTGCGTTGCTCGACGACAAGGTGCTCGACGTCCAAGAGGACGAAGCCGGCGGAGTCGCCTTCGCCGTGCTTCCGCAGCACACGAGCTGA
- a CDS encoding 2-hydroxyacid dehydrogenase, with protein sequence MPKIAVTRWIPDDAVKLLAQAGEVAVSELDRPLTPAELHEFVAGADAVVGMLHDRLDGALADAAGPGLKVVANVAVGYDNVDVPALAGRGVVVTNTPGVLTDATADLAFGLLLAVTRRLGEGERLLRSRTPWSFHLGFLLGSGLQGKTLGIVGFGQIGRAMAKRAEAFGMSIVYTGRSKQDTDAEFVSLEELFDRSDVVSLHCPLTPETRHLIDAAALRAMKPGAYLVNTTRGPVVDEAALADALEAGGIAGAALDVFEKEPEVEPRLLGRDDVVLSPHLGSATVETRTAMAVLAARNVAAVLAGRPPLTEVKP encoded by the coding sequence GTGCCCAAGATCGCGGTGACCCGCTGGATTCCCGACGACGCGGTGAAGCTGCTGGCCCAAGCGGGCGAGGTGGCGGTGTCCGAGCTGGACCGGCCGCTCACGCCCGCCGAGCTGCACGAGTTCGTGGCCGGCGCGGACGCCGTGGTCGGCATGCTGCACGACCGGCTCGACGGCGCGCTCGCCGACGCCGCCGGCCCGGGACTGAAGGTGGTCGCGAACGTCGCGGTCGGCTACGACAACGTCGACGTCCCGGCCCTGGCCGGACGCGGCGTCGTCGTCACCAACACCCCGGGCGTGCTCACCGACGCCACCGCCGACCTCGCCTTCGGCCTGCTGCTCGCCGTCACGCGGCGCCTCGGCGAAGGCGAACGGCTGCTGCGCTCGCGCACGCCGTGGTCGTTCCACCTCGGTTTCCTGCTCGGCTCGGGGCTGCAGGGCAAGACGCTCGGCATCGTCGGGTTCGGCCAGATCGGCCGCGCGATGGCGAAGCGGGCCGAGGCCTTCGGCATGTCGATCGTCTACACCGGACGGTCGAAGCAGGACACGGACGCCGAGTTCGTTTCGCTCGAAGAACTTTTCGACCGCTCGGACGTCGTCTCGCTGCACTGCCCGCTGACCCCGGAGACGCGCCACCTCATCGACGCCGCGGCGTTGCGCGCGATGAAACCGGGCGCGTACCTGGTGAACACGACGCGTGGCCCGGTCGTCGACGAGGCCGCGCTGGCGGACGCCCTGGAAGCCGGGGGGATCGCGGGCGCCGCGCTCGACGTGTTCGAGAAGGAACCCGAGGTCGAACCGCGGCTGCTCGGCCGCGACGACGTCGTGCTGAGCCCGCACCTCGGGTCCGCCACGGTCGAGACCCGCACCGCGATGGCCGTGCTGGCGGCCCGCAACGTCGCGGCGGTGCTCGCCGGGCGTCCCCCGCTGACGGAGGTGAAGCCGTGA
- the shbA gene encoding RNA polymerase sigma factor ShbA, with protein sequence MTAPPRITEQPASDVRDYRTPESLPRPSGRLTKEDLDPLVKDAGEGNPAAIHNLLQMIEPVVVRYCRARMGGRDLSYLSADDVAQEVCLAVLKALPDYQDRGGSFLYLVHAIAANKVADAYRAVARDRSEPVPELPERPLVAGNEPESHALHLDLGARLGRLLASLPRVQQEILTLRIAVGFSAQETAEALGISAGNVRVTQHRALTRLRGMIRDDEF encoded by the coding sequence ATGACAGCACCGCCGAGGATCACCGAGCAGCCCGCGAGCGACGTTCGCGATTATCGCACTCCGGAGTCATTACCGCGGCCCAGCGGACGGCTCACCAAGGAGGACCTCGACCCGCTCGTCAAGGACGCGGGCGAGGGCAACCCCGCCGCCATCCACAACCTGCTCCAGATGATCGAGCCGGTCGTGGTGCGCTACTGCCGGGCCCGGATGGGCGGCCGCGACCTCTCCTACCTGTCGGCGGACGACGTCGCGCAGGAGGTTTGCCTCGCGGTGTTGAAGGCCCTTCCGGATTATCAGGACCGCGGCGGCTCGTTCCTCTACCTCGTCCACGCGATCGCGGCCAACAAGGTCGCCGACGCCTACCGCGCCGTCGCCCGCGACCGCTCCGAGCCCGTCCCCGAGCTCCCGGAGCGCCCGCTGGTCGCCGGCAACGAGCCCGAGAGCCACGCGCTGCACCTCGACCTCGGCGCCCGCCTCGGCCGGCTGCTCGCCTCGCTGCCGCGCGTCCAGCAGGAGATCCTGACCCTGCGCATCGCGGTCGGCTTTTCGGCGCAGGAGACCGCCGAAGCGCTCGGCATCTCCGCGGGCAACGTGCGCGTGACGCAGCACCGCGCGCTGACCCGGCTGCGCGGCATGATCCGCGACGACGAGTTCTAG
- a CDS encoding FadR/GntR family transcriptional regulator, with translation MPVTDVAIDKIKDMIISGELAPGDRLPKEAELAQRLGLSRSSLREAVKALCLIRVLDVRQGDGTYVTSLEPNLLLDAMTFVVDFHRDDTVLDFLAVRRILEPAATALAALHMSDDDITELGQLLGELEDSPTVEALVANDLQFHRKIADGSGNPVLCSLLDSLSGPTARARIWRGLTQEGAVAKTREQHSAIYEAIAAREPELARSWATVHVAGVEQWLRNALGTADDPTTPDLTAEAS, from the coding sequence ATGCCCGTCACCGATGTCGCGATCGACAAGATCAAGGACATGATCATCTCCGGCGAGCTGGCGCCGGGCGACCGGCTGCCGAAGGAGGCCGAGCTGGCCCAGCGGCTCGGGCTCTCGCGCAGCTCCCTGCGGGAGGCCGTCAAGGCGTTGTGCCTGATCAGGGTGCTCGACGTCCGCCAGGGCGACGGCACGTACGTCACCAGCCTCGAGCCGAACCTGCTGCTCGACGCGATGACGTTCGTGGTCGACTTCCACCGCGACGACACCGTGCTCGACTTCCTCGCCGTGCGGCGGATCCTCGAGCCGGCCGCGACCGCGCTGGCCGCGTTGCACATGAGCGACGACGACATTACCGAGCTGGGCCAGCTCCTCGGGGAGCTGGAGGACTCGCCGACCGTCGAGGCGCTGGTCGCGAACGACCTGCAGTTCCACCGCAAGATCGCCGACGGCTCCGGCAACCCCGTGCTCTGCTCGCTGCTCGACAGCCTCTCCGGGCCGACGGCCCGCGCCCGGATCTGGCGCGGCCTCACCCAGGAGGGCGCGGTCGCGAAGACCCGGGAACAGCACTCGGCGATCTACGAGGCGATCGCGGCACGCGAGCCGGAACTGGCGCGCTCGTGGGCGACCGTGCACGTCGCGGGCGTGGAGCAGTGGCTGCGCAACGCCCTGGGCACCGCGGACGACCCGACGACGCCCGACCTGACCGCCGAAGCTTCCTAG
- a CDS encoding glycerate kinase: protein MTRVVIAPDKFKGSLTAVEAAEAIALGVRDALPDAEIVTCPVADGGEGTLDVLEAAGARIVRLTVRGPLEDPVQARYAVLDGTAYVESARACGIEFVEPSPETALGAHTWGVGELLADALIHGAKRLVLTVGGTASTDGGAGMLGALGAGVLDAFGAPVGLGGGTLSRVASTELAPVRERLEGVRVAVATDVTNPLLGPEGAAAVFGPQKGAGPSEVKLLDEALGRWAHALQVGGAPDVSRIPGAGAGGGVAAGAIAGLGATVESGFALIAGLTGVDRALDGADLVITGEGSLDEQSLNGKAPAGIADRARPRGVPVLALAGRIQLDDAGLARLGVVGSSALIDHAPSLDHAREHAAELLRARAAELVRDWAAR from the coding sequence GTGACCCGTGTCGTCATCGCGCCCGACAAGTTCAAGGGCAGTCTCACCGCGGTCGAGGCCGCGGAGGCCATCGCGCTCGGCGTGCGGGACGCGTTGCCGGACGCCGAGATCGTCACCTGCCCGGTCGCCGATGGCGGCGAAGGAACCCTCGACGTCCTCGAAGCGGCGGGGGCGCGGATCGTCCGGCTGACCGTCCGCGGGCCGCTCGAAGACCCGGTCCAGGCGCGGTACGCCGTGCTGGACGGCACCGCCTACGTCGAATCGGCGCGTGCGTGCGGGATCGAGTTCGTCGAACCGAGCCCGGAAACCGCGCTGGGCGCGCACACCTGGGGCGTCGGGGAGCTGCTCGCGGACGCGCTGATCCACGGGGCGAAACGGCTCGTGCTCACGGTCGGCGGCACGGCCAGCACCGACGGCGGAGCGGGGATGCTCGGCGCGCTCGGCGCCGGCGTGCTGGACGCGTTCGGCGCGCCCGTCGGCCTGGGCGGCGGCACTCTTTCCCGGGTGGCGTCGACCGAGCTGGCACCGGTGCGGGAACGCCTCGAGGGCGTGCGTGTCGCGGTCGCGACCGACGTCACGAACCCGTTGCTGGGGCCGGAAGGCGCCGCGGCGGTGTTCGGGCCCCAGAAGGGCGCGGGGCCGTCGGAGGTGAAGCTGCTCGACGAGGCGCTGGGCCGGTGGGCACACGCGCTCCAGGTGGGTGGCGCTCCGGACGTCTCGCGGATCCCCGGCGCGGGTGCCGGCGGCGGGGTCGCGGCGGGCGCGATCGCCGGGCTGGGGGCGACCGTGGAGTCGGGGTTCGCCCTCATCGCCGGGCTGACCGGGGTCGACCGGGCCCTCGACGGCGCCGATCTCGTCATCACCGGTGAGGGTTCGCTCGACGAGCAGAGCCTGAACGGCAAGGCGCCGGCCGGGATCGCGGACCGGGCGCGGCCGCGGGGGGTGCCGGTGCTGGCGCTGGCCGGGCGGATCCAGCTCGACGACGCCGGGCTGGCCCGGCTCGGAGTGGTGGGGAGCAGCGCCCTGATCGACCACGCGCCGTCGCTCGACCATGCGCGGGAGCACGCGGCGGAGCTGCTGCGGGCGCGCGCCGCGGAGCTCGTCCGCGACTGGGCAGCCCGCTAG